The segment TTGCGCGGTCAGGTGGGAGAAACGCCGAAACTGCGGCCCCTGCGCGGCAGCCATCTGCTGCTGCCCGCCTGGCGGCTGCCGCTGGCGCAAGCCGTCAGCCTGATGCACCCGCATGATGGCCGTCCCGTGTTTGCGTATCCGTGGGAGGGAGTGACCCTCGTGGGCACCACCGATGTCGACCACGGCGCCAGCCTGGACGTGGAGCCGGCCATCACGCGCGCCGAACTCGCGTATCTGCTGGCCGCCTTGCAGTGGCAGTTCCCGCAGCTGGCGCTGGGTGAAGGCGACGTGCTGGCCACGTTTGCCGGCGTGCGTCCCGTGATCGGCAGCGGCCAGCTTGACCCGTCGAAGGAAGCGCGCGAACATGCGCTATGGCTGGAAAACGGCTTGCTGACGGTGACGGGCGGCAAGCTGACGACGTTTCGCGTGATCGCCCTCGACGCATTGCGCCGCGCCGCGCCGCTGCTGCCGGGCTGGCAAGCGGATTTGCGCCCCTTGCCGATTTTCGACACGACGCCGCCCTTGTCGGGCAAGGCCCTGGTGCTCGATGCCGAACAGCGCGAAAGGCTGCTGGGCCGCCATGGCGCGGGGGCGCAAGCGCTGTGCGATGCGGCGCACGATGGCGAACTGGCGCCGATTCCCGGCACGCAGACCCTGTGGGCGCAGCTGCGCTGGGGCGCGCGCATGGAGGAAGTGCAGCACCTGGACGACTTGCTGCTGCGGCGCACGCGCCTCGGTTTGCAGCTGGCCGGCGGCGCGCTTGCTATCATGCCGCGCTTGCGCGCCATCTGCCAGCGTGAACTGGGCTGGGACGACGCGCGCTGGGAAGAAGAGCAGCAGCGCTACCTGGCCCTGTGGCGCCGCCATTACAGCGTGCCGCAAGGCGAATGAAGCACGATAAATATAAAAAGGAGAGCAACATCGAGACCATCCTGTTTGGCCAGCCCTTGGACCTGGGCGACGCGCGCATCACCTACGACAGCCTGTCGCCGCTGGACTTGCGCCAGAGCGTGGACGTCCTCGTCGATGACCTGGGCGAAGACCTGCTGCAAATCACGTGCGCGAATGGCGACATCGTCGACGTGGGCTGGTATCCGGCCTGGAACGAACAGGGACGCTTGCGCGTGGTGGCCGTGCGGGGGCAGGACTGGGAAGCGCCCGTCTTCAGCGCCCGGCCGGAAAAAGATCCGCAGGCGCTGCTAGCCGCGCTGCGCGCCGCGCTGGCCAGCCTGGCATAAGCCATGGCCTCCTTGGCGGGCGACGGCCCGTATATCCTTGCCATCGACAATGGCACGCAAAGCGTGCGCGCGCTGCTGTTCGACCGGGATGGCAATCTGGCGGCGAAGGCGCAAGTGTTCCTGGAAGCGTATTACTCCGACCACCCGGGCTGGGCCGAGCACGACGCCGACGGCTACTGGCAAGCCGTGTGCGCAGCGTGCCAGCAGCTGTGGCGCGGCACCGTCATTGAAAAATCGTCGGTCGCCGGCGTGGCCGTCACGACGCAGCGCGGCACGGTCGTCAACGTGGATGAAGAGGGACAAGCCCTGCGGCCCGCCATCACCTGGCTGGACCAGCGCAGCACGCGCGACATTCCCCAGTTGGCGCCATGGTGGCGCGCCGCCTTCCGCGCCACGCGCCTCGACGGCACGATTAGGTACTTCCGCCGCGAGGCCGAGATCAACTGGATCAGCGCGCACCAGCCCGACATCTGGCGCCGCACGCACAAATTCCTGCTGCTGTCGGGCTTTCTGAACCACCGCCTCTGCGGGCGCTACGTCGATTCGACGGGCTCGCAAGTGGCGTACATCCCGTTCGATTACAAGCGCCACGCGTGGGCCGGGCGCTTCGACTGGAAGTGGCAGGCGCTGGCGATCAAGCCGTCCATGCTGCCCGAGCTGGTAACGCCGGGCACGCGCATGGGCGCCATCACGGCGTCGGCCGCCGCGGCGACGGGCATCCCGGAGGGTACGCCCTTGCTGGCGGCGGCCGCCGACAAGGCCTGCGAAGTGCTGGGCGCCGGCTGCGTCGAACCGCACGTGGCGTGCCTGAGCTACGGCACCACGGCCACCATCAACACCACCAACCGCAAGTACGTGGAAGTGACGCGCTTCATTCCGCCGTATCCGGCCGCCATGCCGGGGGCCTACAGCACGGAAGTGCAGATCTTTCGCGGCTACTGGATGGTCAACTGGTTCAAGGAGCAGTTCGGCGACCGCGAACGGGCGGCGGCGGCCGAAGATGGCACGGGCCTGTCCGCCGAAGCGCTGTTCGACCGGCTGGTCGACGCCGTGCCGCCCGGTTCCATGGGCCTGATGCTGCAGCCGTACTGGAGCCCCGGCATCAAGGTGCCTGGCCCGGAAGCGAAGGGCGCCATGATCGGTTTTGGCGACGTGCATACGCGCGCCCACATCTACCGCGCCATCCTCGAAGGCCTCGCGTATGCGCTGCGCGAAGGCAAGGAGCGCATCGAACGGCGCAGCGGCATTGCCATCACGGAGCTGCGCATCGCGGGCGGCGGTTCGCAAAGCGACGCCGCCATGCAGCTGACGGCCGACATCTTCGGCTTGCCGGCCGCGCGCGCCCACGTGTATGAAAGTTCGGGCCTGGGCGCGGCCATCGCCGCCAGCGTGGGTCTGGGCTGGCATGCGGATTTCCCCGCCGCCGTGCAGGCGATGACGCGCAAGGGCAAGGTATTCCATCCGCATCCCGAGCACCGCAAGATCTACGAGCAGCTGTACCGGCGCGTGTACCAGAAGATGTATGCGCGGCTGCAGCCCCTGTACCGCGAGATCGCCGACATCACCGGCTATCCGGAATAACTGCTTATTAAATCGTATTGCGAATCATTCGCATCCGATATATGATGTGTTCCGCATTTCACTAAGGCAACTTATCCCGGTGACTGCAGTGCGCCGCCGGCCATGCGCCGGCGGCGTGTCCGCGCGGGCAGAGTTTCGCCGCAACGCTTCCTTCAACGCCGCCGCTTGATCGTGCACCGCTGTCCTCTGCCCCTGCATTTTTTCATTCCACAAGCATCGAGCAGCAAGCAAACCCAGGCAAGGATAGCGATGAAGAGCAGCAGCAAACATGGATTGACCCCGCTGGCCGCCGCGCTGGCGCTGGCATTGGGTGGCGCGCACGGCCACGCGTGGGCGGCGGCGATAGCCGACAAAACCGACAAGCCCGACGCCATGCAGATGCCAGCCATCAGCGTGTTTGGCGACGCCATCAGCGCCGGCACGGCCGGCCGTTCCTACATCAACAGCGCCGACATCGAACGCCAGCAGGCCGACAATGTCGCGTCCCTGCTCGACACCTTGCCCGGCGTGGACCTGGCCGGTACGGCCCGCCCCAGCGGACAAAGCTTGAATATCTGGGGCTTCAATAAAGTGCAGGACGTGAAAGTCATCCTCGACGGCGTGCCCAAGGGCTTCGAGAAATACCGCCAGGGTTCCATCTTCATCGAGCCGGAACTGATCAAGCAGATCGAAGTGAACAAGGGCGCGCATACGAGCTTGTATGGCAATGGCGGCTTCGGCGGCGTCATCACGGTCGAGACCAAGGATGCGCAGGACTTGCTGGAAGGGGGCGAGAAAGTGGGCGCCATGCTCAAGTATTCGCGCCACTCGAACAATGCAGAAAACGACGCCACCGTGGCCGTCTATGGCCGCACGGAAGATGGCCGCTTCGATGCGATGGCCTTTACCACGCAGCGCAAGTCCGACGATTTGCGCAAGCCCGATGGCAAGCCATTCCGCTTTTCCGCCATCGACGCGCCATCGAGCCTGGCCAAGCTGAATATCCGCTTGACGCCGGAGCAGCTCTTGACCCTGACGGCCATGAAGAGCGGCAGCTCGGGCTGGGGTCCGTTCGCCGCCATGGGCGAGGACGTGCCCACGCCGACCGAGGCGGAAATCAAAAAATACGGACTGGAAGAAGCGTGGCAGCGCAAGGCCGTCTACCGCGACCAGGACGACGACACGTATTCCGTGAAGTGGCAGTACGCGCCGCAGAACAATCCGTGGATCAAGCTGACGGCCAGCGCCGGCTATTCGCACACGGACCAGCATGACAAGCGCCTGCCATCGGCGTCGCTCGGTTCCTACCTGGGCTCCCTGGGCAACGAGAGCTGGGCCTCGTACGTGGACCGCATCGCCGAAGTGCGCAACGAAAGCGTGTTTGCGACGGGCGCCGTGTCGCACGTGCTGCTGACGGGCCTGCAATGGCACAAGAACGTGCGCGACACCTTGATGTACTACCCATCGTCGACGGCGCTGAAGGACCCCAGCTACAACTATGGCTACTTCCAGCCCTACTACATGCCGGCCGGGCGCCAGGAAACCACGGGCCTGTATCTGCAGGATGCGATGACGTATGGCGACGTGACGGTGACGGCGGCCCTGCGCCACGACAGAGTCGTTTCCGAGGGCGTGCCGAACAAGGCGCCACGCTACAACAGCCCGCTGGCGGCAGCCGGCCACGACTTCAGCGAAAAGGCGCACGAAGACTGGTCGCCGCGCCTGGGCCTGTTCTGGAAGGCGTCGAGCACACTGGCCTTGTTCGGCGACTTGAGCCGCAGCTGGCGCGCGCCCACGATCGACGAGATGTATTCGAACGAATACTATGTGTCGTCCAGGCTCGGTTCATCGACGCCGGCCACCAGCCGCGACCTGGCCGTCGAGCGCGTGACGGCCGTGCGCACGGGCGTCATGCTGCACCGGCAGAACGTGTTCATGGAGCGCGACGACGTGCAGCTGCGCCTGACGGCGTACCGGAACCGCGTCAGCGACAATATCGGCCCGCGCCTGGGCATCCTGATCGAAGGCTATGTGCCGGGATCGGGCAAGGTGCCGCCGGCCCTGTCGTCCTACCGCAACCTGGCCGGTTTTCGCACGCAGGGCGTGGAAGTCGAGTCCTATTACAACTCGCCGCGCCTGTTCGCCAGCGCCTCGCTGTCGAAGCAGCGCGGCACGCGCAGCGGTTCCCAGCGCGACCCGTGGGGCCAGGACGAAGCCGTGTCGACCATCGCGCCCGATAAACTGATGGCGGGCCTGGGCTGGCGCATGCCCGAGCTGGGCGCCAGCATCGGCTGGCAGGGCCGCTTCGTGGCGAAGCAGGAGCGCGTGCTGCCGGTGGGGAATGTCTACCGCCTGCCGCCATCGAAAGGCTATGCCTTGCATACTGTGTTCGCGTCGTGGAATGGCCGGCAAGGCATGTGGCGTGGCGTGGAAGTGCGGCTGACGGTCGACAACGTCTTCAACCGCAATTACATGCCCTACCTGAGCGAAGCCGTTACCGGCGTGGGGAGGAATGCGAAGTTGAGCGTGTCCAGAAAATTCTGATGACTTCTGAAAATGGCGGGCCGGAGACGCGGGCCTGAGAAAATGCCGATGGCGGCGTTGCAGCTTCCTTGCCGTACTGGCGTACTGTCTGCGTCGCTGCGCCTTGCCCTCGACATTTTTCAGGCCCGCTTGGCCCGGGGTGCCTTTTTTTGTGACTTGGGCCTACTCCGGGTCCGATGCATTTTCCGTTGAACTCCCAACTTCAAACGTCAACGTAACACCAACGCCTTGACCGTTTCCCAGGCCGTGCTGCCCGAGTGGGTGGCGCGGACCTGGTTGCGGCCCGCTTCCTTGGCCACGTACAGGGCGCGGTCGGCGGCGACGAAGAGGGCTTCGCGGTCGTCCAGCTGGTGCGGGCGGATGGTGGCCACGCCGATGCTGACGGTGATCCATGGCGAGGTGCTTGAGCGCGGGTGCGGCAGTTGCAGCGCTTCGATGCCGGCGCGGATGGCTTCGGCCAGGTGCAGGGCGCTGTCGGCATCCGTGTCGGCGAACAGCAGCACGAATTCCTCGCCGCCGTAGCGGGCCGCCAGGTCGCCGGAGCGGCTGGCGTGGGCGGCGATCGCTTGCGCCACCCGCTGCAGGCAGCTGTCGCCGGCCGGGTGGCCCAGGCTGTCGTTGTACAGCTTGAAGTGGTCGACGTCGAGCACCACCAGCGACAGGGCGCCGCCGCCGCGCACGGCGCGCTGCCACTCTTTTTCCAGGAAGCTGTCGAAATGCCGACGGTTGGCGATCTGCGTCAGCGGGTCGAGATAGGCGGCGCGCTGCAGCGCGTCTTCCGACTGCTTGTGGTGCGTGATGTCGTGCAGCAGACCGATATACAGGGGCTGGCGCAGATACATGGGCGTCAGGGTCAGGTCCATGCTCAGCGCCTTGCCGTTGCGGTGGCGGATCGCCACTTCGCGCGTGCCGTGGTTGTGCGCCTTTTCCGGATTGGCCGCATGCATGGCGAAATAATCGAGGTATTCCTGCGTCACGAGGGGGCTGAGCAGCTCGCCGATGAAGCGCCCGGCCAGTTCGTTTTCGCGGTAGCCCAGGTACTGGTCGCAGGCGGGGTTGGTGTACTGGATGCGGCCATCGGCCTCGATGATCAGCAAGCCCTCGGCCATGTTGTTGACGATGGTGCGCAGGCGCTCGGCCTGTTCCTGCTGGGTTTCATTGTTGCTGCGGATTTTCAGCTGGGCGCGCACGCGCGCGCACACTTCCGCCATGCGCAAGGGCTTGCTGATGTAATCGACGGCGCCGCAGTCGAAGCCGGCCACCACGTCTTCCGTTTCCGTCTTGGCGCTCATGAAGATGACGGGGATACGCTGCGTCAGCGGGTGCTGCTTGAGGCGGCGGCACGTTTCGATGCCGTCCATGTCCGGCATCAGCACGTCGAGCAGGATCAGGTCGGGCTGGGCGCGCTGGGCGATCGCCAGGGCCCGTTCGCCGGACGTGGCGACATAGGTTTGATAACCCTGTTCGCTCATCAGCTTGCGCAGCAGCTCAAGGTTGGCCGGCGCATCATCGACAATCAAAATGGCGGCTTCGTGCCGCTGGGAATACCCTACACTGCCTGAACTCATTGCTCCCGGCCTTCTCGATGTACTCTGCGCTGCCTGCGTTTGCTGCACTTTCGGTGATGCTGACCGGATTCAAATCTGATACAGCCGTCAAATCATACCGCCTCGCCATTTTTTTGGGTGAAAAATCGATGTTGCGCGAGCAATGAAAGTATTATTTTTGTGATATCTTTAAAAATAAATACACGCAATTGCTGTCATGAAAGCGGTTTTTGGGCGGAAAAGACGCGTGCCCTTCGCGCAGGGGCAGCAGAGACACGCCCCGCGGCAGGCGGGGCGTGGAGAGGCGAGTTACATTTTTGCGGCGATCAGTTTGCCGAGGATGGCGATACCCTCGCGGATGCGTTCCGGCGGCACCGTCACGAACGACAGGCGCAGGGTGTGCGTGTCCGGCGTGTTGGCGTAGAACGGCGCGCCCGGCACGAAGGCGACCTTGTTGGCGATGGCTTCATCGAGCAGTTTCATCGCGTCGATATGTTTCGGCAGGGTGACCCAGATGAACATGCCGCCTTCCGGCTTCGTCCACGTGACGCCGGCCGGGAAGTGCTCTTCCAGCGCCGACAGCATGGCCTGGCACTGGTTGCCGTACAGGCTGCGGATGCTGGGGATGTGCCGGTCCAGGAAGCCATCCTTGATCACATCATGCACGACCATCTGCGTCAGCTGCGACGTATGCAGGTCGGCCGCCTGCTTGGCCAGTTCCAGGCGGCGCACGAGCGGCATCGGCGCCACCACGTAGCCGAGACGGATGCCGGGCGTGAGCACTTTCGAGAACGAGCCCATGTAGATGACGCCGTCCGGATTCATGTTGATCATCTTCGGATACGGCTCGCCGCTGTAGCTGAGGGCGCCGTACGGATCATCCTCGATCAGCGGCAGGCCGTGGCGGGCGCAGGTTTCCACCAGTTCCACGCGGCGCGCCACGGACAGGCTGCGGCCCGTCGGGTTCTGGAAGTTCGGCAGGGCGTACAGCAGGCGGGCGCCATCGGCGACGGGGTTGATCGACGACGGCACCAGGCCTTCGTCATCGGTATCGACGGAAACGAATTCGGGACGGTAGACGGAAAACGCCTGCAGGGCGCCCAAGTAACTGGGGGTTTCCACCAGGACCTTGCTGCCTTCGTCGATCAGGACCTTGCCCAGCAAGTCCAGCGCCTGCTGCGAGCCGGACGTCATCAGCACCTGTTCCGGCACGATGGTGCTGCCATTGCCGGAGAGCGAGTCGGCGATCCACTGGCGCAGCGGCAGGTAGCCGTCGGTCGGACCGTATTGCAGGGCCACCTTGCCATTGTTCGACAGGACCTTGTCGAAGGCGGTCTTCATTTCTTCCACGGGGAAGGTGGCGGGCGAGGGCAGGCCGCCGGCAAACGAGATGATCTCGGGACGCTGCGTGATCTTCAGGATTTCGCGGATGAACGAGCTTTGCAGCTGTTCCGCGCGTTCGGCAAAGCGCCATTGGATCGGATTCGGATTTTCAATTTTCATACGAGTCTCACGGAAGATGCCGAGCTGCGCCGGCTGGATTTGTTGGCCCGCTTGTGGCGGTGCGTGTGCAAGCGGCGCCGGATAGGTGCCGCCATGATGCTGCCGTATTGTACGGCTTGCACGCCGCCGTGCCCATGCGCACGCGCAACGGCGTTGCAAATGGGCGTCAGGGAGCCTTATTTCAGCTTGCGTCCTATCCCCACCACGGCGATCACGGCGCCGGCAAACAGCAGACTTTCGCCCGTCAGGGGCTCGTGCAGCAGCGCGGCCGCGCCCACCAGGGTGAGGAAGGGCTGCAGCAGCTGCGTCTGTCCCACGCGCGCCACGCCGCCCAGCGCCATGCCCCGGTACCAGAAAAAGAAGGCGATAAACATGGAAAACACGGAGATATACGCAAAGCCCAGCCACGCCGCGCCGCTGGCCTGCGCCATCAGCGCGCGCTGCGGCCACGCGCTCCACAGCACCACGGGCAGCACGAATGGCACGGCCAGCAGCAGCGCCCAGGAAATCACGTGCTGGCCCGGCATGGCTTGCGCCAGGCGTCCGCCTTCCGCATAGCCGAGTGCGGCCAGCAGCACGGCGGCAAAGATCAGCCAGTCGGCCACGTGGAAGCTGCCGCCGCCCTGGCGCAGCGCGAACGCCACCACCAGGGCCGTGCCGAGCAGGGCCATCAGCCAGAAGCCAAGGGAGGGGCGTTCCTTGCCGCGCAGTACGGCAAACACGGCGGTGGCCAGCGGCAAAATGCCCACGAGCACGGCGCCATGCGAGGCGGGCAGGCTGCGCATGGCGATCGACGTCAGCCACGGGAAACCCACCACGCAGCCCAGCGACACCAGGGCCAGCGGCAGCCACTGTTCGCGGCGCGGCAGCGGCGCGCGCTGCCGCCACAGCCACAGGCTGGCCAGGCAGGCGGCCACCAAGGCGCGGCCCAGGGCGACAAAGGTGGGATCGAGTTCGGCCACGGCCAGCCGCGTGAAAGGCAGGGTCAGGCTGAAAAGGGCGACGGCGATCAAGCCCAGCAGCAGGCCTTTGCGGTCGGCGCCGAGGCGCGGGAGGGGGCTGGGGGAGGTGGCGGCGTGCGATGGCATGGCTGTCCTGGTGCGGGTGGTGTGGAATAAAGGCGGGCAGATGTGGATGAATGCGCCCGGTACTGCTATCCTAGAGCGCAATAGCAATACAGTACAAATACACTTCTCCGCATAATTTCACATACTGTAATGGTCATATGAGCAATACACCCGCATCACCGTCCCTGCCTTTGCTGTCGCGCGCCTCGGGCGAAACCCTGATCGACCAGATCGCGCGTTCGCTGGCGGCGCGCATCGACGACAAGTTGCTGCGTGGCGGCGCGCGCATGCCGTCGATCCGCCAGTGCGCGGCCGGCCTGGACGTGTCATGCGCCACGGTGGTGGCCAGCTACGACAAGCTGGTGGCGCGCGGCTACCTGGAATCGCGGCGCGGCGCCGGCTTTTTCGTGCGCGAGCGCTCGCCCCTGAACACGCCGGCGCCGCCCGCCGGCGCGCAGGAAGCAGCGGCGCAGCCGATGGACGTCGTGTGGCTGATCCGTAACATGTTCCGCCAGACGCCGGCCATTCCCGCGCCCGGCACCGGCATGCTGCCCGCCGAATGGCTCGATGGCGACCTCGTGGCGCGCGCCTTGCGCGACGTCAGCCGCCAGCCCGGCAGTTTGCTGCTCGGTTACGGCGCGCCGCAGGGTTTTCTGCCGCTGCGCCAGCAATTGCAGCTGAAGCTGGCGGGGTTGGAAATCGCCTGCCCGCCCGAGCAGATCGTCACCACGGTGGGCGTGATGCAGGCGCTGGACCTGGTGGCGCGCGAGTTTGCCCGTCCCGGCGACACCATTTTCGTCGACGACCCCGCGTACTGGCTGATGTTCGGCGCCTTTGCCGCCATGGGCGTGAACGTCATCGGTATCCCGCGCCTCGGTGACGGCCCCGATATCGCCGTGCTGGCCGAGCTGGCGGCCCTGCACCGACCCAAGCTGTACGTGATCAACTCGGTGCTGCATAATCCCAGTTCGACGTCGCTGTCGGCGGCCAAGGCGTTCCAGGTGCTGCGCCTGGCCGAGCAGCACGATTTCCTCGTCGTCGAAGACGATATCTATTGCGACATGCATCCCGGCGGCGAGGTGCAGCCGGCCACGCGCCTGGCCGCGCTGGACCAGCTGCGCCGCGTGATTTACCTGGGCGGCTTTTCCAAGAGCCTGGCGGCGAACCTGCGCGTGGGCTTCATCGCCACATCAAATGAGCGGGCGCAGCGCCTGGCCGACCGCAAGATGCTGGCCACCCTGACCACCAGCGACATCGGCGAGCGCGTCGTGTACA is part of the Janthinobacterium sp. 67 genome and harbors:
- a CDS encoding glycerol-3-phosphate dehydrogenase/oxidase, coding for MNRADLPGILAREWDVLVVGGGITGAGILLEAARRGLTALLVEQRDFAWGTSSRSSKLVHGGLRYLKQGQFGMTRESVHERVALLTDAAGLVEPQGFAFGDYLGRKPGRRQFMLGLAIYDVMAGRRARRYVDAADFAMLAPHVRRDGLQGGMLYQDAKTDDARLVLRVLQEARRHGGVAVNYLGVASLLRDGGKVAGATLTDALDGRALTVRARLVISATGAWADGLRGQVGETPKLRPLRGSHLLLPAWRLPLAQAVSLMHPHDGRPVFAYPWEGVTLVGTTDVDHGASLDVEPAITRAELAYLLAALQWQFPQLALGEGDVLATFAGVRPVIGSGQLDPSKEAREHALWLENGLLTVTGGKLTTFRVIALDALRRAAPLLPGWQADLRPLPIFDTTPPLSGKALVLDAEQRERLLGRHGAGAQALCDAAHDGELAPIPGTQTLWAQLRWGARMEEVQHLDDLLLRRTRLGLQLAGGALAIMPRLRAICQRELGWDDARWEEEQQRYLALWRRHYSVPQGE
- a CDS encoding FGGY-family carbohydrate kinase; translation: MASLAGDGPYILAIDNGTQSVRALLFDRDGNLAAKAQVFLEAYYSDHPGWAEHDADGYWQAVCAACQQLWRGTVIEKSSVAGVAVTTQRGTVVNVDEEGQALRPAITWLDQRSTRDIPQLAPWWRAAFRATRLDGTIRYFRREAEINWISAHQPDIWRRTHKFLLLSGFLNHRLCGRYVDSTGSQVAYIPFDYKRHAWAGRFDWKWQALAIKPSMLPELVTPGTRMGAITASAAAATGIPEGTPLLAAAADKACEVLGAGCVEPHVACLSYGTTATINTTNRKYVEVTRFIPPYPAAMPGAYSTEVQIFRGYWMVNWFKEQFGDRERAAAAEDGTGLSAEALFDRLVDAVPPGSMGLMLQPYWSPGIKVPGPEAKGAMIGFGDVHTRAHIYRAILEGLAYALREGKERIERRSGIAITELRIAGGGSQSDAAMQLTADIFGLPAARAHVYESSGLGAAIAASVGLGWHADFPAAVQAMTRKGKVFHPHPEHRKIYEQLYRRVYQKMYARLQPLYREIADITGYPE
- a CDS encoding TonB-dependent hemoglobin/transferrin/lactoferrin family receptor, producing the protein MKSSSKHGLTPLAAALALALGGAHGHAWAAAIADKTDKPDAMQMPAISVFGDAISAGTAGRSYINSADIERQQADNVASLLDTLPGVDLAGTARPSGQSLNIWGFNKVQDVKVILDGVPKGFEKYRQGSIFIEPELIKQIEVNKGAHTSLYGNGGFGGVITVETKDAQDLLEGGEKVGAMLKYSRHSNNAENDATVAVYGRTEDGRFDAMAFTTQRKSDDLRKPDGKPFRFSAIDAPSSLAKLNIRLTPEQLLTLTAMKSGSSGWGPFAAMGEDVPTPTEAEIKKYGLEEAWQRKAVYRDQDDDTYSVKWQYAPQNNPWIKLTASAGYSHTDQHDKRLPSASLGSYLGSLGNESWASYVDRIAEVRNESVFATGAVSHVLLTGLQWHKNVRDTLMYYPSSTALKDPSYNYGYFQPYYMPAGRQETTGLYLQDAMTYGDVTVTAALRHDRVVSEGVPNKAPRYNSPLAAAGHDFSEKAHEDWSPRLGLFWKASSTLALFGDLSRSWRAPTIDEMYSNEYYVSSRLGSSTPATSRDLAVERVTAVRTGVMLHRQNVFMERDDVQLRLTAYRNRVSDNIGPRLGILIEGYVPGSGKVPPALSSYRNLAGFRTQGVEVESYYNSPRLFASASLSKQRGTRSGSQRDPWGQDEAVSTIAPDKLMAGLGWRMPELGASIGWQGRFVAKQERVLPVGNVYRLPPSKGYALHTVFASWNGRQGMWRGVEVRLTVDNVFNRNYMPYLSEAVTGVGRNAKLSVSRKF
- a CDS encoding diguanylate cyclase, which encodes MSSGSVGYSQRHEAAILIVDDAPANLELLRKLMSEQGYQTYVATSGERALAIAQRAQPDLILLDVLMPDMDGIETCRRLKQHPLTQRIPVIFMSAKTETEDVVAGFDCGAVDYISKPLRMAEVCARVRAQLKIRSNNETQQEQAERLRTIVNNMAEGLLIIEADGRIQYTNPACDQYLGYRENELAGRFIGELLSPLVTQEYLDYFAMHAANPEKAHNHGTREVAIRHRNGKALSMDLTLTPMYLRQPLYIGLLHDITHHKQSEDALQRAAYLDPLTQIANRRHFDSFLEKEWQRAVRGGGALSLVVLDVDHFKLYNDSLGHPAGDSCLQRVAQAIAAHASRSGDLAARYGGEEFVLLFADTDADSALHLAEAIRAGIEALQLPHPRSSTSPWITVSIGVATIRPHQLDDREALFVAADRALYVAKEAGRNQVRATHSGSTAWETVKALVLR
- a CDS encoding aminotransferase-like domain-containing protein yields the protein MKIENPNPIQWRFAERAEQLQSSFIREILKITQRPEIISFAGGLPSPATFPVEEMKTAFDKVLSNNGKVALQYGPTDGYLPLRQWIADSLSGNGSTIVPEQVLMTSGSQQALDLLGKVLIDEGSKVLVETPSYLGALQAFSVYRPEFVSVDTDDEGLVPSSINPVADGARLLYALPNFQNPTGRSLSVARRVELVETCARHGLPLIEDDPYGALSYSGEPYPKMINMNPDGVIYMGSFSKVLTPGIRLGYVVAPMPLVRRLELAKQAADLHTSQLTQMVVHDVIKDGFLDRHIPSIRSLYGNQCQAMLSALEEHFPAGVTWTKPEGGMFIWVTLPKHIDAMKLLDEAIANKVAFVPGAPFYANTPDTHTLRLSFVTVPPERIREGIAILGKLIAAKM
- a CDS encoding DMT family transporter, whose amino-acid sequence is MPSHAATSPSPLPRLGADRKGLLLGLIAVALFSLTLPFTRLAVAELDPTFVALGRALVAACLASLWLWRQRAPLPRREQWLPLALVSLGCVVGFPWLTSIAMRSLPASHGAVLVGILPLATAVFAVLRGKERPSLGFWLMALLGTALVVAFALRQGGGSFHVADWLIFAAVLLAALGYAEGGRLAQAMPGQHVISWALLLAVPFVLPVVLWSAWPQRALMAQASGAAWLGFAYISVFSMFIAFFFWYRGMALGGVARVGQTQLLQPFLTLVGAAALLHEPLTGESLLFAGAVIAVVGIGRKLK
- a CDS encoding aminotransferase-like domain-containing protein is translated as MSNTPASPSLPLLSRASGETLIDQIARSLAARIDDKLLRGGARMPSIRQCAAGLDVSCATVVASYDKLVARGYLESRRGAGFFVRERSPLNTPAPPAGAQEAAAQPMDVVWLIRNMFRQTPAIPAPGTGMLPAEWLDGDLVARALRDVSRQPGSLLLGYGAPQGFLPLRQQLQLKLAGLEIACPPEQIVTTVGVMQALDLVAREFARPGDTIFVDDPAYWLMFGAFAAMGVNVIGIPRLGDGPDIAVLAELAALHRPKLYVINSVLHNPSSTSLSAAKAFQVLRLAEQHDFLVVEDDIYCDMHPGGEVQPATRLAALDQLRRVIYLGGFSKSLAANLRVGFIATSNERAQRLADRKMLATLTTSDIGERVVYKILSQGLYRKHAERLRARLDKVREGTYRKVERAGLRFDPAPAGMFVWADAGCDTNVLAEKALAEGLVLAPGSLFSPRQLPSTRMRLNLATVQDERVWAFFARALG